In Treponema primitia ZAS-2, a genomic segment contains:
- a CDS encoding lipid II:glycine glycyltransferase FemX: MSAPGKSPYGIRGIVLADLAACNGAASFLQSGFWGSFKARFGWTARSFLISWYADAGTGPRGPVAMPLLVIRRRLAFGASFAYVPWGPELPPGFFPDDEGKSRILLELARALQPLLPENTAFIRFDPPWYTEGAETPPPQIYPPFSRAAASVQPPDTALVDLVPSEEDILKQMKPKWRYNIGLAKKKGVTVRFTGAEELGTFYALFQETAKRDGISIHDISYYETLFSHCGEYPADSGQELRLYIAEYQGRALAANIVLFRKTEATYLYGATSNQDRNLMAAYALQWKAMEDAKAAGCRVYDLFGIPPSADPGHPMAGLYLFKTGFGGRIIHRPGTWDYTYKPLIRNLFSIAEALRKVLWNLRKKKKGKKPS, translated from the coding sequence ATGAGCGCCCCCGGAAAATCCCCCTACGGGATCCGGGGGATAGTTCTCGCGGATCTTGCCGCCTGTAATGGGGCCGCCTCTTTCCTGCAATCAGGGTTTTGGGGCAGCTTTAAGGCGCGGTTCGGGTGGACTGCCCGATCCTTCCTGATCAGCTGGTATGCAGATGCCGGGACCGGCCCCCGGGGCCCGGTTGCCATGCCTCTTCTGGTGATACGCCGGCGCCTGGCCTTTGGGGCTTCCTTCGCTTATGTGCCTTGGGGGCCCGAACTGCCCCCGGGATTTTTCCCCGATGATGAGGGAAAGAGCCGGATCCTCCTGGAACTTGCCCGGGCCCTGCAACCCCTGCTGCCTGAAAATACCGCCTTTATCCGTTTCGATCCCCCCTGGTATACCGAGGGCGCGGAAACTCCCCCGCCGCAGATCTACCCGCCTTTTTCCCGGGCCGCAGCATCGGTGCAGCCCCCGGACACGGCCCTGGTGGACCTTGTTCCGTCTGAGGAGGATATCCTCAAGCAGATGAAACCCAAGTGGCGCTACAACATAGGGTTGGCGAAAAAGAAGGGAGTAACCGTACGATTTACAGGGGCGGAGGAACTGGGTACCTTTTATGCCCTTTTCCAGGAGACCGCAAAACGGGACGGCATCAGCATTCATGACATTTCCTATTATGAAACCCTGTTTTCCCATTGCGGGGAGTATCCCGCCGATTCCGGCCAGGAACTGCGGCTCTATATTGCAGAATACCAGGGGAGGGCGCTGGCTGCCAATATCGTGCTTTTCAGGAAAACTGAGGCGACCTATCTCTACGGCGCTACCTCAAACCAGGACCGTAACCTCATGGCGGCTTATGCCCTCCAGTGGAAGGCCATGGAGGATGCCAAGGCTGCGGGGTGTAGGGTGTATGATCTTTTCGGTATACCTCCGTCCGCCGATCCGGGCCATCCCATGGCAGGGCTTTACCTTTTTAAAACCGGCTTTGGAGGGCGGATCATTCACCGCCCGGGAACCTGGGACTATACCTATAAACCCCTCATACGGAACCTTTTTTCTATCGCAGAAGCCCTGCGGAAAGTCTTATGGAATCTTAGGAAAAAGAAAAAGGGGAAGAAACCATCGTGA
- the metG gene encoding methionine--tRNA ligase, whose amino-acid sequence MKRRLITSALPYVNNVPHLGNLIQVLSADAFARFCRLRGYDTLYICGTDEYGTATETRAAEEGIGPQELCDRYYTIHAEIYRWFNIGFDKFGRTSTPIQTEVTQDIFKKLDANGFITEHTIEQLHCSHCDRFLADRYVRGTCPHCGYADARGDQCESCGKLLDPTELKEPRCASCGSTPALKSTKHLYLDLPKLRDKFDPWIQEASVKGFWSKNAVQMTQAWLRDGLRERAITRDLKWGIPVPKEGYENKVFYVWFDACIGYISITGNLGAETAKGLKTQSWHAFLDDWWKNPDEVELFQFIGKDNIPFHTVIFPSSLLGSGDNWTMLHHMSSTEYLNYESGKFSKTRGVGVFGTDVMETGIAADIWRFYIFYNRPEKADALFTWKDFQEKVNGELIGNLGNLVNRTLSFVTRYYDGKIPGTGILAPGGILLPENTGLWETVRDFEADIAEKLERSDLRDAFRAIFELSSFANKTFQDGEPWRTRKDDPPAAEALIRDLCHVVRDIAVMIEPYMPQAAEKIASFFGLSIGKKKEGIKLPGLRIAGHNIPEIKIAAIDKVITWDDIGRDKGLHEVVKSEVLFTKLEDEQIAELRERYSGSQKERADRDAADKTAVAQTAAGDAAANKAVASQGSGQAGAPKPAAPAKPESAPIPEAELPAAFALTLDLRVAEIVKIERHPKADKLYIETLNITNTEGVLEERIIVSGLVPFYKEEELLHKRIIVAYNLKAAKLRGVESRGMLLAASDRDAEGNERVEVLDAGELPTGTRVGIEGQELRDAGEISIDTFFTIPILVKDHQVTVGGKALNAGGIPLKTKIISTGEVH is encoded by the coding sequence ATGAAGCGACGATTAATTACCTCTGCACTTCCTTATGTAAACAATGTTCCCCATCTGGGTAACTTGATTCAGGTTCTTTCCGCCGATGCCTTTGCCCGGTTCTGCCGGCTCAGGGGTTACGACACCCTCTACATCTGCGGCACCGACGAATACGGCACCGCCACGGAAACCCGGGCCGCCGAGGAGGGGATTGGTCCCCAGGAACTATGCGACCGGTACTATACCATCCATGCGGAGATTTACCGCTGGTTCAATATCGGGTTTGACAAATTCGGGCGCACTTCCACCCCAATTCAGACCGAGGTTACCCAGGATATTTTCAAAAAACTGGATGCCAACGGGTTTATCACCGAACATACCATCGAGCAGCTTCATTGCAGCCATTGTGACCGGTTCCTGGCGGACCGCTATGTCCGGGGGACCTGCCCCCATTGCGGCTATGCCGACGCCCGGGGGGACCAATGCGAATCTTGCGGTAAGCTCCTGGACCCTACGGAGCTTAAAGAGCCTCGCTGTGCAAGCTGTGGTTCCACCCCGGCCTTAAAATCCACCAAACACCTCTACCTGGATCTCCCCAAGCTCCGGGATAAGTTTGATCCCTGGATACAGGAAGCTTCAGTAAAGGGCTTTTGGTCAAAAAATGCCGTACAGATGACCCAGGCCTGGCTCAGGGACGGCCTGCGGGAACGGGCCATTACCCGGGACCTTAAATGGGGGATCCCGGTGCCCAAAGAAGGGTATGAAAATAAAGTTTTTTACGTGTGGTTTGACGCCTGCATCGGCTATATTTCCATTACCGGGAACCTGGGTGCGGAGACTGCCAAGGGACTTAAGACCCAGAGTTGGCATGCCTTCCTGGATGACTGGTGGAAAAACCCCGATGAGGTGGAACTGTTCCAGTTTATCGGGAAGGACAATATCCCCTTCCACACGGTGATCTTCCCTTCCAGCCTTTTAGGGTCCGGGGATAACTGGACCATGCTTCATCACATGTCCAGCACGGAATACCTGAACTACGAAAGCGGCAAGTTTTCCAAGACCAGAGGGGTGGGGGTCTTTGGAACCGATGTGATGGAGACCGGCATTGCGGCGGATATTTGGCGTTTCTACATTTTCTACAACCGGCCGGAAAAGGCGGATGCCCTCTTTACCTGGAAAGATTTTCAGGAAAAGGTGAATGGGGAACTGATCGGTAACCTGGGCAACTTGGTAAATAGGACCCTGTCCTTTGTGACCCGCTACTATGACGGGAAAATTCCCGGTACCGGGATTCTGGCCCCCGGGGGTATCCTGCTTCCCGAAAATACCGGCCTCTGGGAAACCGTGCGGGACTTTGAGGCGGATATTGCGGAAAAGCTGGAGCGCTCTGACCTGCGGGATGCGTTTCGGGCGATCTTTGAACTTTCTTCATTTGCCAATAAGACCTTCCAGGACGGCGAACCCTGGCGGACCCGAAAGGATGACCCCCCGGCTGCGGAAGCCCTGATTCGGGACCTCTGCCATGTGGTCCGGGATATTGCGGTAATGATCGAGCCCTATATGCCCCAGGCGGCAGAAAAAATTGCCTCCTTCTTCGGCCTTTCCATTGGGAAGAAGAAGGAGGGAATAAAATTGCCGGGACTCAGGATAGCGGGGCACAATATCCCTGAGATCAAGATTGCTGCGATAGACAAGGTTATTACCTGGGACGATATAGGCCGGGACAAGGGGCTCCACGAGGTGGTAAAAAGCGAGGTCCTTTTCACCAAGTTGGAGGATGAGCAAATAGCGGAACTGCGGGAACGTTATTCCGGAAGCCAGAAGGAACGGGCCGACCGGGATGCTGCCGACAAGACAGCCGTCGCTCAAACTGCTGCCGGGGACGCCGCCGCTAACAAAGCTGTCGCTAGTCAAGGGTCCGGCCAGGCCGGGGCACCGAAGCCGGCTGCTCCTGCAAAGCCGGAGAGCGCCCCGATTCCTGAGGCGGAGCTTCCCGCAGCTTTTGCGCTTACCCTGGATCTCCGGGTTGCAGAAATTGTAAAGATAGAGCGGCACCCCAAAGCGGACAAACTCTACATAGAAACCCTGAATATCACCAATACTGAGGGCGTTTTGGAAGAACGGATCATTGTTTCCGGGCTGGTTCCCTTTTATAAAGAAGAGGAGCTGCTCCACAAGCGCATTATCGTTGCGTACAATCTCAAGGCCGCCAAGCTCCGGGGGGTTGAAAGCCGGGGTATGCTCCTGGCCGCTTCGGATAGGGATGCTGAGGGCAACGAGCGGGTAGAGGTGCTGGACGCCGGGGAACTGCCTACGGGAACCCGTGTGGGCATTGAGGGGCAGGAGCTTCGGGATGCCGGGGAAATAAGCATCGACACATTTTTTACCATCCCCATACTGGTGAAGGATCACCAGGTTACTGTTGGGGGTAAAGCTCTGAACGCCGGCGGCATTCCGCTTAAAACAAAAATTATTTCCACAGGAGAAGTTCACTGA
- a CDS encoding ATP-binding protein: MKIERESYLSQIRPFINTPFIKVLTGIRRCGKSTILELLKDELIASGINEKAVVHINLELYSIEDILIPEKLVKEITERLEISPKIYLLLDEVQLLSGWERVINSFFAAKNADIFITGSNSTLLSSELATLLSGRYVQFTIRPLSFAEYLTFIRDIRNSSISDPTAHIWDYIKLGGFPTIHYFKEMNSALIYKAVSDIYSTVVLKDVMQRNGLRNTDMLERVVRFVFDNVGKLFSARSISGYFTSHGRKLSVDTILDYITALERAYIIEKVHRYDIKGKKLLNLQEKYFVSDVSFIHALLGYDDNRIAGIMENIVYNELRRKGWEVFTGQLNDKEIDFVCTKQNEKMYIQVTYIINNDLKIIEREFGNLLKIKDQFPKYVVSLDKNRTSSVEGVQHIYLPDFLLMENADYKS, encoded by the coding sequence ATGAAAATTGAAAGGGAATCATACTTGTCCCAAATCAGGCCCTTTATAAATACCCCGTTCATCAAAGTTTTAACCGGTATCAGGCGCTGCGGGAAATCGACAATTTTAGAATTGCTAAAAGATGAGCTTATCGCCTCGGGTATAAATGAAAAAGCGGTGGTCCACATCAATCTTGAATTGTATAGTATAGAGGACATCCTGATCCCGGAAAAATTGGTGAAGGAAATAACCGAGCGCCTGGAAATCAGTCCTAAGATATACCTTCTGTTGGATGAGGTACAATTGCTTTCCGGTTGGGAACGGGTGATAAATTCATTTTTTGCTGCAAAGAACGCCGACATATTTATTACCGGCTCAAACTCCACCCTTCTTTCATCAGAGTTAGCAACCCTGTTATCAGGACGATATGTGCAATTTACCATACGACCACTTTCTTTTGCGGAGTACCTCACTTTTATCCGGGATATCAGAAATAGTTCCATTAGTGATCCTACGGCCCATATTTGGGATTATATTAAACTGGGAGGATTTCCTACAATTCACTATTTCAAAGAAATGAACAGTGCCCTGATTTACAAAGCAGTTTCCGATATCTATTCTACGGTTGTTCTAAAAGATGTGATGCAAAGGAATGGCCTGCGAAATACTGATATGTTGGAACGGGTGGTACGATTTGTTTTTGACAATGTGGGCAAGCTGTTTTCGGCCCGGAGCATATCAGGTTATTTTACCAGCCATGGACGAAAATTAAGCGTGGATACGATTTTAGATTATATTACGGCCCTTGAAAGGGCCTATATTATTGAAAAGGTCCACCGTTATGATATTAAGGGCAAAAAATTACTGAACCTTCAGGAAAAATATTTTGTGTCCGATGTCTCTTTCATCCATGCCCTGTTAGGGTACGATGATAACAGAATTGCCGGAATTATGGAGAACATTGTATACAATGAACTTAGGCGCAAGGGATGGGAGGTATTCACCGGACAGCTTAATGATAAGGAAATTGATTTTGTATGCACGAAACAAAATGAAAAAATGTATATTCAGGTTACCTACATTATTAATAACGATCTAAAGATTATTGAACGAGAATTTGGCAATCTTTTAAAAATAAAGGATCAATTTCCAAAATATGTAGTCAGCCTGGATAAAAACCGAACGAGTTCCGTTGAAGGGGTACAGCATATCTACCTGCCGGACTTTTTATTGATGGAGAATGCTGACTACAAATCATGA
- a CDS encoding Ig-like domain-containing protein: MKKHGFFVGMLAILLVFGIVFVGCGDSNSGDPTSPPSGSYTNLFVGTWTSGTGDQALTLTFPSVGTWAVSGGFSGTGAYTILGNTATLTESGKIYGTAIISGTNLTVTPANGSTPMTFTKSTTSDDKDDKDDKDDDDGEFVAVTNITGVTTKATAGTNITLSGTVVPTGATNKTIKWSVNSAGTTGASISGTTLSTTKAGTVTVTATITNGTASGNYTKNFTITVGAKDGDGDDQSGGDNKGGDDDDEFVAVTGITGVPTKATAGTNLTLTGTVAPVGATNKTIKWSVSAAGTTGASISGSTLSTTKAGTVTVTATITNGATASSDYTKDFSITVSAAEEKIEYRIDQALFTISTTKKSGNDLVFNWTLKTSGKTPNGLYTYKAPDNIVISIQSDGVYLDGATLAGSAKTYTLKNYASYVEEDRLYLRLKCTSTDGDKISYIVYRPSIDTFTTNYP; encoded by the coding sequence ATGAAAAAACATGGTTTTTTTGTGGGAATGCTGGCTATTTTACTGGTATTCGGAATAGTTTTTGTTGGCTGTGGTGATAGCAATTCAGGTGACCCCACTAGCCCCCCCAGTGGCAGTTATACCAATCTTTTTGTGGGGACTTGGACCAGCGGAACAGGCGATCAGGCACTGACATTAACCTTTCCTTCTGTCGGTACCTGGGCTGTAAGCGGCGGCTTCTCTGGTACCGGAGCCTATACCATTTTGGGTAATACCGCGACATTAACAGAAAGCGGCAAAATATACGGTACCGCCATCATTTCAGGGACAAATCTGACGGTTACTCCGGCTAACGGTAGTACGCCTATGACTTTTACCAAAAGCACAACTAGTGATGACAAGGATGACAAGGATGACAAGGATGATGATGATGGTGAATTTGTCGCAGTTACGAATATTACCGGAGTCACCACTAAGGCTACTGCGGGAACCAATATTACTCTGAGCGGTACGGTTGTTCCGACCGGTGCCACGAACAAAACTATCAAGTGGAGTGTAAATTCAGCAGGAACCACCGGGGCTTCTATTTCCGGAACTACGCTCAGCACCACAAAAGCGGGTACAGTAACGGTTACGGCAACTATCACCAATGGTACTGCTTCTGGTAATTACACAAAGAATTTTACTATTACTGTTGGTGCGAAAGACGGTGATGGTGATGATCAAAGTGGTGGTGACAATAAAGGTGGTGACGACGATGATGAATTTGTTGCAGTAACCGGTATCACCGGCGTCCCTACTAAGGCTACTGCGGGAACCAATCTTACCCTGACTGGTACGGTTGCACCGGTTGGCGCCACGAACAAAACCATCAAATGGAGTGTAAGTGCCGCAGGAACTACCGGGGCTTCTATTTCCGGTAGTACCCTCAGCACCACAAAGGCGGGCACGGTAACGGTTACGGCAACTATCACCAATGGAGCCACTGCTTCTTCTGACTACACAAAGGATTTTAGTATTACGGTGAGCGCTGCGGAAGAAAAAATCGAATATAGAATTGATCAAGCGCTCTTCACCATCAGCACTACAAAAAAAAGCGGCAACGATCTGGTTTTTAACTGGACGCTTAAAACATCGGGAAAGACTCCCAATGGCTTATACACTTATAAAGCGCCTGATAACATTGTGATTTCAATACAGTCAGATGGTGTGTATTTAGATGGTGCTACTCTTGCAGGGAGTGCAAAAACGTACACCCTTAAAAATTATGCAAGTTATGTTGAGGAAGATAGATTATACCTCCGGTTAAAATGTACAAGCACAGACGGTGACAAAATTTCGTATATTGTTTATCGTCCTTCTATCGATACATTTACCACTAATTATCCGTAA
- a CDS encoding helix-turn-helix domain-containing protein, whose product MARLREIFANNLKENRKKCGFSQEKLAEMAEVSTHYIAMIELARNFPTSEIIERLAAVLDIEIYELFVVSHSPKEELEKLRRTLVTEIRQMVEEAVETAFAKRDKKPKG is encoded by the coding sequence ATGGCACGGCTTCGTGAAATTTTTGCAAATAACTTGAAAGAAAACCGTAAAAAATGTGGGTTTTCCCAAGAAAAACTGGCCGAAATGGCCGAAGTATCTACTCATTATATCGCCATGATAGAACTTGCCCGTAATTTTCCTACATCAGAAATTATTGAACGCCTTGCTGCCGTTCTGGACATCGAAATCTATGAACTATTTGTGGTTTCCCATTCTCCTAAAGAGGAACTGGAGAAACTTCGCCGGACACTTGTTACTGAAATACGGCAGATGGTTGAAGAGGCGGTGGAAACCGCTTTTGCAAAGCGGGATAAGAAGCCGAAAGGGTAA
- a CDS encoding RluA family pseudouridine synthase, which translates to MKHIDLVFENELCMVLNKPAGLAVQGGEGVGVSLDSLLAAEFSPRPLLVHRLDKDTSGLILVAKSKEAAALFSGIFARSVPGTVLKLYLAVCSGCPKPESGTIETDLEIRGASRKAKTTYRCINGDSHLLDFSLLELELGTGRMHQIRRHLASIGNPILGDDKYGDFPLNKKLRKEQGLKRLLLHSSRLLIPESLCGFALDLSAPLPDYFGPFL; encoded by the coding sequence TTGAAGCATATTGACCTTGTTTTTGAAAATGAACTCTGCATGGTCCTGAACAAACCTGCGGGCCTGGCGGTGCAGGGCGGGGAAGGGGTAGGGGTGTCCCTGGACTCCCTCCTGGCTGCGGAATTCAGCCCCCGGCCCCTCCTAGTCCACCGCCTGGACAAGGACACCTCAGGGCTCATCCTTGTTGCCAAAAGCAAAGAGGCGGCGGCCCTTTTTTCAGGCATCTTCGCACGATCCGTGCCAGGTACCGTTTTAAAGCTGTACCTGGCGGTTTGCTCAGGCTGCCCTAAGCCTGAGTCGGGGACCATAGAAACGGACCTGGAAATCCGGGGGGCATCCCGGAAAGCTAAAACCACTTACCGCTGCATTAATGGTGACAGTCACCTTTTGGACTTCTCCTTGCTGGAACTGGAGCTGGGCACTGGGCGTATGCACCAGATACGCCGACACTTGGCGTCCATCGGGAACCCCATCCTGGGGGACGATAAGTACGGCGACTTTCCCCTGAACAAAAAGCTCCGCAAAGAACAGGGGCTTAAGCGGCTGCTGCTCCATTCCAGCCGGCTGCTTATACCGGAAAGCCTCTGCGGGTTTGCGCTGGATCTGAGTGCACCCCTGCCTGATTACTTTGGGCCGTTTCTGTAG
- a CDS encoding ABC transporter ATP-binding protein, whose amino-acid sequence MPEQLLCIKNFSLTVSKNNLRLIDRVDLSIDRGEIVGVVGESGCGKSITALSIMNLHPAKMFQTGGEILFEGQNLRDLDEDRMIKVRGDRIAMIFQEPMTSLNPVYTIGWQIAEMLTLHRQMSKREAMREALERLNLVAISSPEDVLLRYPHQLSGGMRQRVMIAMAMANNPKLLIADEPTTALDVTIQAQILDLMLELREKTQAGIMLITHNLGMVAEMCDRVTVMYAGQVVEEAEVKELFQNPKHPYTIGLMASLPRLDDERTRLDAIPGSVPAPQSFDKTACRFAPRCGYAREECKTVKPVMIRISETHHACCHLIKGQGAVA is encoded by the coding sequence ATGCCGGAACAACTGCTTTGTATAAAAAATTTTTCTCTTACGGTCAGCAAAAATAACCTGCGCCTGATAGATCGGGTGGATCTTTCTATTGATAGGGGAGAAATAGTAGGGGTTGTAGGCGAATCGGGCTGCGGTAAAAGCATCACCGCCCTTTCTATAATGAACCTGCACCCTGCAAAAATGTTCCAAACCGGGGGAGAAATACTCTTTGAGGGGCAAAACCTGCGGGACCTGGATGAAGATCGGATGATCAAGGTTCGGGGGGACCGGATTGCCATGATTTTCCAGGAACCCATGACCTCCCTGAACCCTGTTTATACTATAGGCTGGCAGATTGCCGAAATGTTGACCCTCCACCGGCAAATGAGCAAACGGGAAGCCATGCGCGAAGCCTTGGAACGGCTCAATTTGGTGGCGATTTCATCCCCCGAGGATGTGCTGCTCCGGTATCCCCATCAGTTATCGGGGGGCATGCGCCAGAGGGTGATGATCGCCATGGCCATGGCCAACAACCCAAAGCTCCTCATCGCCGATGAGCCCACCACTGCCCTGGATGTGACCATCCAGGCCCAAATCTTAGACCTGATGCTGGAACTCCGTGAAAAAACCCAGGCGGGAATTATGCTGATCACCCATAACCTGGGGATGGTGGCGGAAATGTGCGATCGGGTGACGGTCATGTATGCCGGCCAGGTGGTGGAGGAAGCGGAAGTAAAAGAGCTTTTCCAGAACCCCAAACATCCCTATACAATTGGCCTTATGGCTTCCCTTCCCCGGCTTGACGATGAACGAACCAGGCTTGACGCCATTCCCGGAAGCGTACCCGCTCCCCAGAGCTTTGATAAAACCGCCTGTCGTTTCGCCCCCCGTTGCGGTTATGCCCGGGAAGAATGTAAGACTGTCAAACCTGTCATGATACGAATCAGCGAAACCCACCATGCTTGCTGTCATCTGATAAAAGGCCAAGGGGCCGTGGCATGA
- a CDS encoding ABC transporter ATP-binding protein, giving the protein MSPLLTVKNLTKHFPVSHRLFFAGKKRLRALDGISFEVAEGETLGIVGESGSGKSTAARTILRLIEPTGGEVIFDGQDIMKLQGETLRKFRKNAQMIFQDPYASLNPRLTIGEIIEEPMKYHGFDDHTDRKEKVMSLLREVGLHPDYHARFPFQFSGGQRQRIGIARALSLQPRLIIADEPVSALDVSVQAQILNLFMDLQYVHKFTYIFIAHDLSVVKHISNRIAVMYLGEIVEIAEKHELFKNPLHPYTQALISAIPEPNPLKKRSRIILTGDIPSPIDVPKGCRFYSRCRFCTVLCRDERPKPFEKNGHKTLCHLYH; this is encoded by the coding sequence ATGAGCCCCTTATTGACGGTAAAAAACCTTACCAAGCATTTTCCCGTTTCTCACCGTTTGTTTTTTGCCGGTAAAAAACGCCTGCGAGCCCTGGACGGCATCAGTTTTGAGGTAGCCGAGGGGGAAACCCTGGGGATAGTTGGCGAAAGCGGTTCCGGAAAATCCACCGCCGCCAGGACCATCCTGCGGCTCATTGAGCCTACCGGGGGGGAAGTAATTTTCGACGGCCAGGATATCATGAAGCTCCAGGGGGAAACCCTGCGCAAATTCCGCAAGAACGCCCAGATGATCTTCCAGGATCCCTACGCCTCCCTGAATCCCCGGCTCACCATTGGCGAAATTATTGAAGAACCCATGAAATACCATGGCTTCGACGATCATACGGACAGGAAAGAAAAGGTCATGAGCCTCCTTAGGGAGGTGGGGCTTCACCCGGATTATCATGCCCGGTTCCCTTTCCAGTTTTCCGGGGGGCAACGGCAGCGAATTGGCATCGCCCGGGCGCTGTCCCTGCAACCCCGGCTGATCATTGCTGATGAGCCCGTATCGGCGCTGGACGTTTCTGTGCAGGCTCAAATTCTCAACCTCTTCATGGATCTTCAGTACGTGCATAAGTTTACCTATATTTTCATCGCCCACGATCTCAGTGTGGTTAAACATATCAGTAACCGTATCGCAGTCATGTACCTGGGGGAAATTGTGGAAATTGCGGAAAAACATGAACTGTTTAAAAACCCTCTGCATCCATACACCCAGGCGCTTATCAGCGCTATTCCTGAGCCAAACCCTTTAAAAAAACGAAGCCGGATAATCCTTACCGGGGATATACCCAGCCCCATAGATGTACCTAAGGGCTGCCGGTTTTACAGCCGATGCCGATTCTGTACAGTCCTTTGCAGGGATGAACGTCCTAAACCCTTTGAAAAAAACGGGCATAAGACGCTTTGCCATTTGTATCACTAG
- a CDS encoding ABC transporter permease, which translates to MGKYLLGRLVRGVITFFIAATITFLILRLMPSDPATIMMDPRMSQLDRDLMLHNFGLDRPVPVQYAYYLKNMLHGDLGLSFSTRAPVGKMLMERIPWTLLLMVCVIINCFIWGIPIGVVAAKRRNTWLDRFINVFTVIGTSIFVPSLGVSLLYLFGLKFPILPIGGTHTPGVTGVAYVIDVVRHMILPIFTLTFVNLANYVWYMRASMIEILNEDYMRTARSKGMTENRAVWRHGVRNALIPTVTMTGLLMGAMVGGSILTETVYSYPGVGRLIYEAVQRLDFPVLQGAFLMLSFVVILLGVVVDILYITLDPRINLS; encoded by the coding sequence TTGGGTAAATATTTATTGGGCCGCCTTGTCCGGGGTGTTATAACGTTTTTTATCGCCGCCACGATTACTTTTTTGATCCTGCGCCTTATGCCCAGCGACCCGGCCACGATTATGATGGATCCCCGGATGAGCCAGTTGGACAGGGATCTGATGCTCCACAATTTTGGCCTGGACAGGCCGGTTCCGGTTCAGTACGCATATTATCTCAAGAATATGCTCCATGGTGACCTGGGCCTCTCTTTCTCCACCAGGGCGCCCGTAGGAAAGATGCTCATGGAACGTATACCCTGGACCCTGCTCCTTATGGTCTGCGTTATTATTAACTGTTTTATCTGGGGCATACCCATTGGGGTTGTTGCGGCAAAGCGGCGCAATACCTGGCTGGATCGATTCATAAATGTGTTCACCGTCATTGGAACTTCCATATTCGTACCATCCCTGGGAGTATCCCTGCTCTATCTTTTTGGCCTCAAGTTTCCAATCCTGCCAATAGGCGGTACCCATACGCCGGGGGTTACCGGGGTCGCCTATGTGATAGACGTTGTCCGGCACATGATCCTCCCGATTTTTACATTGACTTTTGTGAACCTGGCTAATTATGTGTGGTATATGCGGGCTTCAATGATAGAAATACTGAATGAGGATTATATGCGCACAGCCAGAAGCAAAGGAATGACGGAAAACCGCGCTGTGTGGCGCCACGGCGTCAGGAACGCTTTGATCCCCACAGTAACCATGACCGGGCTTCTCATGGGCGCAATGGTGGGCGGTTCCATTCTGACCGAGACCGTTTACTCCTACCCCGGGGTTGGCAGGCTGATTTATGAAGCCGTTCAACGGCTTGATTTTCCTGTACTCCAGGGGGCGTTCCTGATGCTCTCATTTGTAGTTATCCTCCTGGGAGTAGTGGTAGATATACTATACATTACGCTGGATCCCAGGATAAACCTGAGTTAA